From the genome of Desulfobaculum xiamenense:
TGACCGCGCCAACGCCCATGAGAGCGTAGGCAAGCCGCGCGTCGAGCTTGTCGAATACGGGTTCGCCCAGTCCTGCGGGAACGCCGGTGGCGACGATTTCCACGATGCCGCCGAGGGTGTCGCCGCGCCCCTTGGTCTCGCGCACCAGTTCCTCCCAGCGGGGGACGATGTCCGGATCGGGGGCGAAGAAGGGGCGGTCCTGCGCGCCCTGCGGGTCCGCAATCTGCGCGCGCACGCTGCCGAGTTCCAGCGTGTAGGCCGTGACGGCGATGCCCGCGCGGGCCAGAAGCGCCTGCGCCACCGCGCCGCCCGCCACGCGCGAGACTGTCTCGCGGCCGGAGGAGCGTCCGCCGCCGCGATAGTCGCGCACACCAAATTTGGCGTCGAAGGTGAAGTCCGCGTGGCCGGGGCGGTAGACCTCGCTGATGGTGGAGTAGTCGCGCGAGCGCTGATCCTCGTTGGCGATGTGGAAGGCGATGGGCGTGCCTGTGCTGCGGCCCTCGAAGACGCCGGAGAGGATGCGTACGGTGTCGCTCTCCTTTCGCGCTGTGGATGCCGAGCCCTGTCCGGGCTTGCGGCGGTCCAGCTCGCGCTGGATGATCTCCTCGGAAAGCTCCACGCCGGGCGGGCAGCCGTCGATGACGCCGCCGAGTCCGGGGCCGTGGGATTCGCCGTAGGTGGTCAGCCGAAAGAGTGTGCCGAAGGTGTTTGCGCTCATGTTTCCTCCCGATGCCTCACACCGTTAGCAGAAAAGCCGCCGCCCGGCCAAGGGCGGAGTTTGGCGTCCCCCAGGGGGTATGGTTCCTGCATGCCCCGTCGTAGGCGGAAGAACCTGCCGCCATTGGAGGAATCGTCATGGAAATCGGAGCGATCGGCTCGGGGGTGCAGAGTGTTTTTGGCACCATGTCCGGTGCCCCCGGCACGCGCGCCTCACGCGGCGGAGCGACCTCGCAGGAGGCCTTTGACCGTGCCGTCGAGAAAGAGCGTGAGGAGCGCGAACGCAGCGAGGCCGAGGCCGCCGCGCTACCCAAGCAGGGCATAGACTATGTGCGGGAGTATGTTCGCTCGAAGGGCGCGCCCGAGGAGCTGGAGCGCGATCGGGCCGAGGAGAGCTTTTTGGAGTATCTCCAGCGCGAGGGCGAGGACCCGAAGAAACATCTGCCGGGGCTGGCCCATGAGACCCTGGCCATGGCCGTGCAGGACCCCGAGGACGAGGGCAAGGTCCACGTCTACGCCACCAAGATCGACGCCAAGGGCAATGGGAAGATCACCCGCTCCATGAGTTTTGATTCCGGCGACGGCGAGGATCGCAGTCAGTTGACCCCTGCCCGGCGCAGAGCCATGAAGGCCTATGCCGAGGCCGCTGCGGACGAGGATGCAACGCGGGCGGAGGGCGAACGTACCACGCGGCGGGAGAAGCGGAAGTCCGTGGTCTGATATGCATCGACCGGCCGTCGATGTCTGCAAGTGTGATTTTCGCTGTCCGTGTCGCACGGCCGCATCGCTGCCGAGGGCGCTTTCGGCATTGCCTGCGGGACGTTGACGCCGTCGCGTCGCGCCGAATTTTCCCGTTTAACCAACGTCTGGTCCCACGTCGTGCATGACCGTCCGCTCGGCATGCTCACGCGGGGCTTGCCGCACGGCCTCTTCGCTGGTAGGAACTGCGTGCAACGCGCGCGCAGGGGCCGCACAATCAGCGCCATTCGATCAATCCATCCCCGCCCGCCGCGCGCAAATCCAATTCCGGAGATCATCCCATGGGACTGAGCATAGGTATCGTCGGCTTGCCTAACGTGGGCAAGTCCACCCTTTTCAATGCGTTGACCAAGGCCCAGAACGCCGAAAGCGCGAACTATCCCTTCTGCACCATCGAGCCGAACAAGGCCGTGGTTCCGGTTCCCGATCCGCGCCTCGACAAGCTCTCCGAGCTGGTGCACCCCCAGCGCGTGCTCCACGCCACCGTGGACTTCATTGACATCGCCGGTCTGGTGAAGGGTGCCAGCCGTGGCGAGGGTCTTGGCAACAAGTTTCTCGCCAACATCCGCGAGGCCGATGCCATCCTGCACGTGGTGCGCTGCTTCGAGAACGATGACGTGGTGCATGTGGACGGCTCCGTCGATCCCATTCGCGACATCGAGGTCATCGAGGCCGAGCTGGTCATGGCCGATACCCAGACCCTCGAAAATCGCCTCGACCGCATGCGCAAGCAGCTCAAGGGCGATAAGAAGCTTCAGGCCAAGGTGGACTGCTGCGCCGCGCTGCTCGAACACATGAGCGCCATCCGCCCCGCATCCAGCTTCCCCGGCCGCGACAACGACGCCTGCCGCGAACTCATGCGCGAACTCCAGCTCATCACCGACAAGAACATCATCTACTGCTGCAACGTGGACGATGACGCGCTGGTCGATGACAACGAATTCGTCACCCGCGTGCGCGAATACGCCGCGCAGTCCGGCTCCGGCGTGGTCAAGATCAACGCGCGCATGGAGGAGGAGCTTGTGGGCATGGAGGACGAGGAGTACCGCGAATTCCTTGAATCCTACGGCGTGAGCGAGAGCGGTCTCGACCTTATCATCCGCTCCGGATATGCCACCCTCGGCCTTATCAGCTACTTCACCGCCGGCGTGAAGGAAGTGCGCGCATGGACCATCCATGAGGGCGACACCGCGCCCAAGGCCGCGGGCGTCATTCATACCGATTTCGAACGCGGCTTCATCCGCGCCGAGGTCATCGGCTACGACGACTACGTGGCCAATGGCACCGAGGCCGCCTGCCGCGCCAAGGGCGTGCTGCGCGTGGAAGGCAAGGAATACGTCGTCCACGACGGCGACGTCATGCACTTCCTGTTCAACGTCTAAGGTCGCCTCCGCGCGGCTCGGAGATTCCGGATGCTCGACAATTTGACCATCGTCCTCTTCCACCCCAAGTTCCCCGAGAACGTGGGCAGTGCCGCGCGCGCCTGCGCCAATATGGGCTGTCCGAACCTCGTGGTCGTCTCCCCGAGGAACTGGGACATGGGCCGCGCCGGCGCACTGGCCACGCCCAAGGGCGAGGACATTCTGCGTTCCATGCGCGTGGTGGACGATCTGCCCACGGCGCTTGCCGGATTCCAGCACGTCTACGGCACCACCGCCCGCACTGGCGGCTGGCGCAAGGGCCTGTGGACGCCGTCGCGCGCCGCCTCGGAAATGGTCGCCCAGATGCAGGGCGCGAGCCGCGTGGCCGTCGTCTTCGGTCCCGAGGATCGCGGCCTCACCAACGAGGAGACCGAAATCTGCGGACGGCTCCTCACCATCCCCACCTCGCCAGAGGCCAGCTCGCTGAACCTCGCGCAGGCCGTGCTGGTGGTCCTCTACGAGTGCTTCAAGCACTCCGTGGAGAATCCCGAGGCCGAGGACGCACCGGCTCCCACCCCCGTGACCTCGAACCTCGCCACCCATGAGGAGATGGAACTGCTCTTCGCCAATCTCAAGGACACGCTCGCGGCCATCGACTACCTGAAGGACGAGAACACGGACTACTGGATGCTGCCCGTGCGGCGCTTCCTCCAGCGTGCGCCTTTCCGCCGCAGCGAGTTCAACATGCTTATGGGCATCTGCCGTCAGGTGAAGTGGGTCGCCGATAAGGCCTCCCGCTCGGACGGCTGAACCGCCACTCCCATGACGACGAAAGGGGCGCTCTTCTCAAAGAGTGCCCCTTTTTTGCGTCGTGCGCCCTGTGTGTGGCGTTTTCGTCATCCAGGCTAGAAGACCTCCGCCTCGAACCAGAATATCTGCGCACCTGGCTCCTGCCACGAATCCGGCGGCAGGCCCGCCTTGTGGCAGGTCTGCTTCAGGAACGTCTCGCGGTCCCAGCCCCATTCCACTGGCACCTGCGGCAGCAGCAAGCCAGAGTGGCCCCTGTGGCTGATGAGCAGTCCATGGCGGCCCACCGTCACCAACTCCGGGTTCGGGCACACAGTCAACTGGCTCAGGATTGAAATCTCGATCTCCACGCGCCCAAACTCCTCGGCCGTGAGCGGCGAAAAGCGTGGGTCGCCGAAGGCCGCCTCCTGCGCCATGGCGTGCACCGTGGTCCACAGCGGCCTGTCGCCGATGACGCGCCCGATGCAGCCGCGAAGCTGCCCGCCGAGGGTCAGCGTCACGAACGCTCCGAACGTCTCCAACAGGCGTGGCGTCGGCGGCTCCCCGGCGGGCTCGGCACGGCCCGTCTCCAGACGGCTGGCGATGGCGCGCCGCACAAGGCCCTTCAGGGCGGTCTTCTCTTCGTCCGTCAGCGTGAAACTGAACCTTTCGGGCATTGGCGGCCTCCATCCGATGCGTGATGCGTTGCGATACCCGTAGAATACGTCCCACCAACGTCGCGCGCAAGGGTGCGGTGGGCTGGGGCGCGGCGCTGGGGGGGAGTGGCTGTAGGGGCAGTGGGCGGTTGGGGCGCAGTGGGCGGGGCGTATCGTTCGTTGACGGGTGCAAGACGTAGGCTCCGCCGGCCAAGGGGCCGCTGGCCCCTTGGAGCCCCGATATGTGATAACCGTGGGGGCCTTTGGCGTGGCGTGCGGCTTTGCGCGACGAAGCCCTAGTGAGGATTGTCAAGGGGAGGGCTTGACCGAGGTCCGGGGCAGCGGGGAGTGGGATGGATGCAAGCCGTAGAGTTTTGTCGATGGATTCGAGATGAATGGAGGCGGCTTGAAATGTGGCTCATCCAGATGCCATTGGATGACAATGGCATCTGGATGACGGTGTATTTTAGGCGTGCTGGGGGGCTTCAGACATGATCTGATGCTTTCTGTAAACGTTTTCCATGTCGTTGATGCAGTAGTTGATATAAAAGATATTGAAGATGCAGGTGTAGAATCTGTTCATGGGCAAGTCGAGCTTGAGCTCATGCAGCGCGTACTCTTGGATTTGAGTCTTCATCTTGAATGCTGCGGTAATGTACAAAACGAAGTTGCCGAGACCAAGCAAGCCCGAAATTCCGATCATCAGTTCGTTTGTGGGGTCGGAGGAGAAAACTCCGCACAGGCCAGCACAAACAGCGATCCAGATAATGAGCAGATCGTTAACGCCGGTGATTTTTGTAATCTTGTTGATGATAGGAGCTTTTCTGTAAAGCCACATGATAGGGAAAATGCCGCCAGTGGCAGCGGCGAGAAGAACAAGGTTCCATGTTTTTGTGGCGACTTCATTTTTCAGTGTGTGAATTTCAGCCATTTTCATCCTCCCTTAATGTTGGTAAAAATATGTGTACCGTTATACGCGCCGCCAATGTGGATAATGTTCCTATATATAGAAGTCAATAAGCTGTTGCTATTTTCGCAGATACGGATAGTGGCTTTGGATGTCTGATTTGTAAAAATAGCATCCACCTATAACGAAAGCGATATCGGCGTTGGGCTTTAATGAATCAAGCATTGGTTGTGTACAGTTCGACGGCATAAGGCAAGAAAGATTAGTATATGATTGGGGTAGGTGGGGGATGTTTGAGAGTATATGCCTTATGAGGCGTTTATGTGAATATTACACTATTCTCAGTTCAGCTATTAATCCGAGTTTTAAGGAGTTTCTTGCGCATCAATATATGGTTTTGACTTTGCAGTAGGTGTATACTGTGCCGTATGGATTTGAAATGA
Proteins encoded in this window:
- the aroC gene encoding chorismate synthase, coding for MSANTFGTLFRLTTYGESHGPGLGGVIDGCPPGVELSEEIIQRELDRRKPGQGSASTARKESDTVRILSGVFEGRSTGTPIAFHIANEDQRSRDYSTISEVYRPGHADFTFDAKFGVRDYRGGGRSSGRETVSRVAGGAVAQALLARAGIAVTAYTLELGSVRAQIADPQGAQDRPFFAPDPDIVPRWEELVRETKGRGDTLGGIVEIVATGVPAGLGEPVFDKLDARLAYALMGVGAVKGVEIGSGFAAAQANGSTNNDPITPQGFASNNAGGILGGISSGQTIVARVAVKPIPSISREQQTITRSGEATTITVGGRHDIAAIPRINPVLKAMTLLTLADFWLLQKRNA
- the ychF gene encoding redox-regulated ATPase YchF is translated as MGLSIGIVGLPNVGKSTLFNALTKAQNAESANYPFCTIEPNKAVVPVPDPRLDKLSELVHPQRVLHATVDFIDIAGLVKGASRGEGLGNKFLANIREADAILHVVRCFENDDVVHVDGSVDPIRDIEVIEAELVMADTQTLENRLDRMRKQLKGDKKLQAKVDCCAALLEHMSAIRPASSFPGRDNDACRELMRELQLITDKNIIYCCNVDDDALVDDNEFVTRVREYAAQSGSGVVKINARMEEELVGMEDEEYREFLESYGVSESGLDLIIRSGYATLGLISYFTAGVKEVRAWTIHEGDTAPKAAGVIHTDFERGFIRAEVIGYDDYVANGTEAACRAKGVLRVEGKEYVVHDGDVMHFLFNV
- a CDS encoding RNA methyltransferase gives rise to the protein MLDNLTIVLFHPKFPENVGSAARACANMGCPNLVVVSPRNWDMGRAGALATPKGEDILRSMRVVDDLPTALAGFQHVYGTTARTGGWRKGLWTPSRAASEMVAQMQGASRVAVVFGPEDRGLTNEETEICGRLLTIPTSPEASSLNLAQAVLVVLYECFKHSVENPEAEDAPAPTPVTSNLATHEEMELLFANLKDTLAAIDYLKDENTDYWMLPVRRFLQRAPFRRSEFNMLMGICRQVKWVADKASRSDG
- the amrA gene encoding AmmeMemoRadiSam system protein A — protein: MPERFSFTLTDEEKTALKGLVRRAIASRLETGRAEPAGEPPTPRLLETFGAFVTLTLGGQLRGCIGRVIGDRPLWTTVHAMAQEAAFGDPRFSPLTAEEFGRVEIEISILSQLTVCPNPELVTVGRHGLLISHRGHSGLLLPQVPVEWGWDRETFLKQTCHKAGLPPDSWQEPGAQIFWFEAEVF